The Prosthecobacter vanneervenii genome has a segment encoding these proteins:
- a CDS encoding nuclear transport factor 2 family protein → MPQPHDPHAFAQEWIDAWNAHDLPRILSHYAEGVEFESPFISRVLGEGATPVPNRLVGKTDVAAYWSQALTRYPDLRFELRQVLAGAHSLCLLYQSVMNLTAAEFFWFDEHGLVCRAAAHYAPG, encoded by the coding sequence ATGCCACAGCCACATGATCCGCATGCCTTTGCCCAGGAATGGATAGACGCCTGGAATGCGCACGACCTGCCGCGCATCCTCTCGCACTACGCGGAGGGCGTGGAATTTGAGTCGCCCTTCATCTCCCGTGTGCTGGGAGAGGGCGCCACGCCGGTGCCAAACCGGCTGGTGGGAAAGACCGACGTGGCCGCCTACTGGAGCCAGGCACTGACCCGCTACCCGGACCTGCGCTTCGAGCTGCGACAGGTGCTGGCAGGCGCGCACTCGCTGTGCCTGCTCTACCAGTCCGTGATGAACCTCACAGCGGCGGAGTTTTTCTGGTTTGATGAGCACGGCCTGGTCTGCCGCGCCGCAGCGCATTACGCACCGGGCTGA
- a CDS encoding heme NO-binding domain-containing protein, which translates to MVNKAVQDLLISKHGMEVWLRIKAKAGVEDEIFISNQAYPDDVTYRLVGAASEVLALPAAQILHEFGRWWVLETARHGYGHLLKAGGRNLGEFLQNLPNFHTRIMMIFPALQPPEFQCTDAAPGQVRLHYRSHRRGLSAFVIGLLHGLAEMFAVTAEISQEQSLDAGADHDVFLITWKETETA; encoded by the coding sequence ATGGTCAACAAAGCGGTTCAGGATCTGCTCATCTCAAAGCACGGCATGGAGGTCTGGCTGCGCATCAAGGCCAAAGCGGGCGTGGAGGACGAGATCTTCATTTCCAATCAGGCCTACCCGGACGACGTCACGTACCGGCTGGTGGGCGCTGCCTCTGAGGTGCTGGCGCTGCCTGCCGCGCAGATCCTGCACGAGTTTGGCCGCTGGTGGGTGCTGGAGACGGCCCGGCATGGCTACGGCCATCTTCTCAAGGCAGGCGGACGAAATCTGGGCGAGTTTCTCCAAAACCTGCCCAATTTCCACACCCGCATCATGATGATCTTTCCCGCGCTGCAGCCTCCGGAGTTTCAGTGCACAGACGCCGCGCCCGGCCAGGTGCGGCTGCACTACCGCAGCCACCGCAGGGGGCTTTCCGCCTTTGTCATCGGCCTGCTGCACGGCCTGGCGGAGATGTTTGCCGTCACGGCGGAGATCTCCCAGGAGCAGAGCCTGGATGCCGGCGCGGACCACGATGTCTTCCTCATCACCTGGAAAGAAACGGAAACCGCATGA
- a CDS encoding PGAP-CTERM sorting domain-containing protein, producing the protein MKTTILSVILFTTTLPAFAEDGTSSKTAAAASAALAKESEDSKESEESKKEDSKESEDSKKEDSQKAEDAKSVAMKAEQNAQKAEEARIAATKAAEAAKAAALKAEDDVRTTAAKEVEDAKKADEARSTASKAAEDSKKAEDSRTTATKTAEAAKEAASKAAEDYKKATETAAADAKKAAEAKAEADKDPKNTGKADAAKLAAIRAADDTKLVDATKTAAARAAEEAQKAEEARSAAAKAADAAKATATKAASDAQIAEANRIASVKAAEAAKLAVTRAADAAQKAYDAMMAAMKEAYDAKLTAESSLAAYMEVTGTTATPSWSTGAPTDSGTATSAISAVSAAPGAPAPPVTLLAAFAGVLALRQARGKRRNKAQEA; encoded by the coding sequence ATGAAAACAACAATCCTATCTGTCATTCTTTTCACCACAACTTTGCCAGCCTTTGCGGAGGACGGCACTTCATCCAAAACCGCCGCTGCGGCAAGCGCTGCACTGGCAAAGGAATCTGAGGACTCGAAGGAGTCTGAGGAGTCCAAGAAGGAGGACTCAAAGGAGTCGGAAGACTCCAAGAAAGAGGACTCCCAAAAAGCCGAAGACGCCAAGAGCGTGGCCATGAAGGCGGAGCAAAACGCCCAAAAGGCGGAGGAAGCCAGGATCGCGGCCACGAAAGCGGCAGAAGCTGCCAAAGCCGCGGCCCTCAAGGCGGAGGATGATGTGAGGACGACAGCGGCTAAAGAAGTGGAGGATGCCAAAAAGGCCGACGAAGCCAGGAGCACGGCGTCCAAGGCGGCGGAGGACTCCAAGAAAGCGGAGGACTCCAGGACCACCGCCACCAAGACAGCGGAGGCTGCCAAAGAAGCGGCCAGCAAAGCGGCTGAGGACTACAAGAAGGCGACCGAAACAGCCGCGGCTGACGCCAAAAAAGCCGCAGAGGCAAAGGCCGAAGCTGATAAGGATCCGAAAAATACCGGCAAGGCCGATGCCGCAAAGCTGGCTGCCATCAGGGCTGCGGATGACACAAAGCTGGTCGATGCCACCAAGACTGCCGCCGCCAGAGCTGCAGAGGAGGCCCAGAAGGCCGAGGAGGCCAGGAGCGCTGCCGCGAAAGCAGCCGATGCCGCCAAGGCCACAGCCACAAAGGCGGCGTCTGACGCCCAGATAGCCGAGGCGAACCGGATCGCCTCCGTCAAGGCGGCGGAAGCCGCGAAGCTGGCGGTCACCAGGGCGGCCGATGCGGCCCAGAAAGCCTACGACGCCATGATGGCTGCCATGAAGGAAGCCTATGACGCCAAGCTGACCGCCGAGTCTTCGCTGGCGGCCTACATGGAGGTCACGGGCACCACGGCCACTCCGAGCTGGAGCACGGGCGCGCCCACAGACTCGGGCACCGCAACGAGTGCGATCTCTGCCGTGAGCGCCGCCCCCGGTGCACCGGCCCCTCCAGTGACGCTGCTGGCCGCCTTTGCCGGAGTGCTGGCGCTGCGCCAGGCCCGTGGCAAGCGCCGCAACAAGGCCCAGGAGGCGTAA
- the parS gene encoding type II RES/Xre toxin-antitoxin system antitoxin: MKKQPIHSQGKAAASGRSIRQTRDDQGERGLRKNAGRYAVSEAPQHGPAVVSETQRPYSTAAPARVVSTKEAGNIVHCLVHAAPEKAVVEHTPAQLIRSLKLGLPVQELDDLRSSLDVSMERLVPMLGISKATLHRRMATGRLDLPESDRVVRFARLVGRAVSVMESLENARRWLTSPQVGLGGAVPLEYAETEVGAREVENLLGRIEYGVYA; encoded by the coding sequence ATGAAAAAACAACCGATACACTCCCAAGGCAAAGCCGCCGCCTCAGGCAGGTCGATCCGCCAGACGCGTGACGACCAAGGCGAGCGCGGTTTGAGGAAAAACGCCGGCCGCTACGCCGTCAGTGAGGCGCCGCAGCATGGCCCGGCAGTGGTCAGTGAAACCCAGCGGCCGTATTCCACCGCGGCGCCAGCGCGTGTCGTTTCGACAAAAGAAGCTGGCAACATCGTCCATTGCCTGGTGCATGCCGCGCCTGAAAAGGCGGTGGTGGAGCACACCCCGGCCCAGCTCATTCGCTCGCTCAAGCTCGGGCTGCCGGTGCAGGAGCTCGATGACCTGCGCAGCAGCCTGGATGTCTCCATGGAAAGGCTGGTGCCCATGCTCGGCATCTCCAAGGCCACGCTGCACCGCAGGATGGCCACTGGCAGGCTGGATCTGCCGGAGTCAGACCGCGTCGTGCGCTTTGCCCGGCTCGTGGGCCGGGCGGTCAGCGTCATGGAGTCTCTGGAGAATGCGCGGCGGTGGCTCACCTCGCCGCAGGTGGGGCTGGGCGGTGCGGTGCCTCTGGAATATGCCGAGACAGAAGTCGGTGCGCGGGAGGTGGAAAATCTCCTCGGCCGCATCGAATACGGAGTCTACGCATGA
- a CDS encoding restriction endonuclease has protein sequence MSLWLIRAGRHGEFESKFFEEGRVYVTWGDLQLNLSKLEGREELLKALAEVYKDAKLNKLRNWAGQLWPFAHAMQKGDLVVLPSKTQQSIYVGEITGDYHYEPKGPNPFYHYRTVKWIGEAIPRQRFGQDLLHSLGAFLTICRIQRNNAEARLKAMKTSGWGEDPGKKGIKVKTKTTAAAAEVEEELDTEDIDLEQEGLDRIAMLIESKFAGHHLTRLVEGLLQAQGYTTYRSPEGADGGADILAGMGALGFGSPQLCVEVKSESSPIDRPTVDKLLGAMSKFSAPQGLFVSWGGFRQNVQKELAQSFFKVRLWTRKELLDALFAHYDKLDADLKAELPLKRIWTVAAQEEE, from the coding sequence ATGTCCCTCTGGCTCATCCGCGCAGGCCGTCACGGCGAATTTGAATCCAAATTTTTTGAGGAGGGTCGTGTCTACGTGACGTGGGGCGATCTACAGCTCAACCTCTCCAAACTGGAGGGACGCGAGGAGCTGCTGAAGGCGCTGGCGGAAGTCTACAAGGACGCCAAACTCAACAAGCTGCGCAACTGGGCGGGGCAGCTCTGGCCCTTTGCGCACGCCATGCAAAAGGGCGACCTCGTGGTGCTGCCGAGCAAGACGCAGCAGAGCATCTACGTGGGGGAGATCACCGGAGACTACCACTACGAGCCCAAGGGGCCCAATCCCTTTTACCACTACCGCACCGTGAAGTGGATCGGCGAGGCGATCCCCCGCCAGCGCTTTGGCCAGGATCTGCTGCATTCCCTGGGCGCCTTCCTCACCATCTGCCGCATCCAGCGCAACAACGCTGAGGCACGCCTGAAAGCCATGAAGACCAGCGGCTGGGGCGAAGATCCCGGCAAGAAAGGGATCAAAGTGAAAACGAAAACCACCGCAGCGGCAGCCGAGGTGGAGGAGGAGCTGGACACCGAAGACATCGATCTGGAGCAGGAAGGGCTGGACCGCATCGCCATGCTCATCGAGTCCAAGTTTGCCGGGCACCATCTCACGCGGCTGGTGGAAGGTCTGCTGCAGGCGCAGGGCTACACCACCTACCGCAGCCCGGAGGGCGCAGATGGCGGCGCAGACATTCTGGCTGGCATGGGCGCGCTGGGCTTTGGCTCTCCGCAGCTTTGCGTGGAGGTGAAATCTGAGTCCTCCCCGATCGACCGGCCCACCGTGGACAAGCTGCTGGGGGCGATGAGCAAATTCAGCGCGCCGCAGGGGCTCTTTGTCTCCTGGGGCGGCTTCAGACAAAACGTGCAGAAGGAGCTGGCCCAGAGCTTTTTCAAAGTGCGCCTCTGGACGCGCAAGGAGCTGCTGGACGCGCTCTTTGCCCACTACGACAAGCTGGATGCCGACTTGAAAGCCGAGTTGCCTCTGAAGCGCATCTGGACCGTGGCCGCACAGGAGGAGGAATGA
- a CDS encoding winged helix-turn-helix domain-containing protein: protein MPIPTYQEMMLPLLRILAEANAELRRKEATERVADAMGITPEERASRMPSGTQTHLFNRIGWAAWSLQQAGLLEKPRRGGLLITDEGKKLLETKPALIDNKLLAARYPSFQKKISQLPNHENGEGEPPV, encoded by the coding sequence ATGCCCATCCCCACCTACCAGGAAATGATGTTGCCGCTGCTCCGCATTCTCGCGGAGGCAAACGCTGAGCTGCGGCGCAAGGAGGCCACGGAGCGCGTCGCGGATGCCATGGGGATCACACCGGAGGAGCGCGCGTCGCGCATGCCATCGGGTACGCAGACCCATCTTTTTAACCGCATAGGCTGGGCCGCGTGGAGCCTGCAGCAGGCTGGGCTGCTGGAAAAGCCGCGGCGAGGCGGCCTCCTCATCACTGATGAGGGCAAGAAACTGCTGGAGACAAAACCTGCCCTCATCGACAACAAGCTGCTTGCCGCCCGCTATCCCAGCTTCCAGAAGAAAATCTCGCAGCTGCCGAACCATGAAAACGGGGAAGGTGAACCACCCGTGTAG
- a CDS encoding RES family NAD+ phosphorylase, with amino-acid sequence MKLKAWRIVKEKHAATAFSGEGARLFGGRWNSPGVSLVYTSSTQALAVLESLVHLNPPVLFKYVVIPVEFDSTLVETPPVLPPDWAEQPAPPSTQALGDHWARESRSAILQLPSVIIPAEPNYLLNPTHPDFRKIAIGKPVPFSFDPRLV; translated from the coding sequence ATGAAGCTGAAGGCCTGGCGCATCGTGAAGGAAAAGCACGCGGCCACCGCCTTCAGTGGCGAGGGGGCGCGGCTTTTTGGCGGGCGGTGGAACTCCCCCGGCGTGAGCCTCGTGTACACCAGCAGCACGCAGGCGCTGGCGGTGCTGGAGTCGCTGGTGCATCTGAATCCGCCGGTGCTCTTCAAGTATGTGGTCATCCCGGTGGAGTTTGACTCCACGCTGGTGGAGACGCCCCCCGTACTCCCGCCCGACTGGGCCGAGCAGCCCGCCCCGCCCTCCACCCAGGCCCTAGGCGACCACTGGGCCCGCGAGTCCCGCTCCGCCATCCTGCAACTCCCCAGCGTCATCATCCCCGCCGAGCCCAACTACCTCCTCAATCCCACTCACCCGGATTTCAGGAAGATCGCCATCGGGAAGCCGGTGCCGTTCAGCTTTGATCCGCGGTTGGTGTGA
- a CDS encoding restriction endonuclease, whose product MDPYKFEQLVVDLLFAMGYGGSRAEAAQVTQKSNDHGIDGIISQDRLGLDVIYVQAKRWQSTVGREPIQSFVGALAGKHASKGVFITTSDFHKNAIEYARGVTHKIILIDGPRLAQLMIEHGVGVSTVRTIAIKRVDSDYFEEG is encoded by the coding sequence ATGGATCCCTACAAGTTTGAGCAGCTCGTCGTCGATCTCCTTTTTGCCATGGGCTACGGCGGCTCTCGGGCGGAGGCGGCGCAGGTCACTCAGAAGTCGAACGACCACGGCATCGACGGCATCATCAGCCAGGACCGCCTGGGGCTGGACGTCATCTACGTGCAGGCCAAGCGCTGGCAGAGCACTGTGGGGCGGGAGCCGATCCAGAGCTTTGTGGGGGCGCTGGCGGGAAAACACGCCAGCAAGGGCGTCTTCATCACCACGAGCGACTTCCACAAAAACGCCATCGAGTACGCGCGCGGCGTCACGCACAAGATCATCCTCATCGACGGCCCGCGCCTCGCCCAGCTCATGATTGAGCATGGGGTGGGTGTGTCCACGGTGCGGACCATCGCCATCAAGCGGGTGGACTCGGACTACTTTGAGGAGGGGTGA
- a CDS encoding PAS domain-containing protein produces the protein MSARVKPMPGMPWAGVEEVFPFLFAWDQSGSIIRIGPSLRRVAPGLTTGMQVEASFSLERPQGALRSAGLRGTLLLLLHTGSGLQLRGQVMHLVEAGIEVFLGTPWLQTPDELDRLGITLADFAPHDSAQDLLHVAQVHRIANEELRVLNDRLRHKQHRLIEKEAESRKLAMVAQRTDNAVILADKDGLIEWVNEAFERMTGWRLEEVRGKKPGSFLQGPRTDPHTAEEMGRKVREGESFRCEILNYRKDATAYWVDIEVQPICDNDGHVTHFMAVEADVSGKKRNEMRRQLEAAAAEVITSGVRLPDLIPAMLRALGRQLQATVGMWWVPDLRGEVLHLAEAWQLPGTEAEVFMQASREMSFPPGKGLPGRVWAGHASHWITDVRQDQNFPRRHAAAECGITGAVAFPVMVDGHIRGVMELFSVHLDAPDPDLLEALRRIGSQLGLLLKRLEAEAALRRSERAMNEGQRLAHLGTWEWDLHTNALSWSDEKFRIYGFEPRSFMPTLDHVRQCVLPEDLERFLSVLDSVAKTGQSQEVSYRVTRPNGEIRHVTTMAAAELDEKGAPCRLVGTMQDMTDLIRTEDAYRQAQRIAHLGNWTMDLASGQIRWSDEKYRIYGYEPGGVEVNMELCQRAIHPDDFDAVMQFVDTVVRTGQPMTTIYRILRPDGEERHLRSSAEVGRGADGEPREVIGTVLDITELVQAQRTLQQTEERWQFALQNNGLGVWDWNIITGYVLYTDLIQLMLGYEPGEWPQHVDSWASRVHPDDLPSVMEAMNQCLSGATPDYICEHRLRCKDGSWKWVQDVGRIVARTKDGKPERMIGTQMDIHMRKQSEEAARRRADLLNGIRAAQEHFIGAVDVGPVFAEMLDVVVSHTRSGFGFVGEVLRDEAGAPYLRSYGLTDIAWNEETRSLMRQMGPMGMEFRNLKTLFGIPMVTGEVLIANDAANDPRRGGLPPGHPPIRTFLGLPVYNGLEMVGLIGLANRPDGYDKEGVKELDPYLAAVSSMIVARREEQRRCKIEEELRAARDKAEAASRAKSEFLAMISHEIRTPMNGILGMAGLLRAGHLDAQQSEMVEAVQHSGGALMKIIDDILNFAKIEAGQIELQVQPVALDDLVEGVADLLHHEAASKGLELTTVISPELPDVILGDAGRLRQVLLNLAGNAVKFTDKGHVTIRVEPAGAGQVAFRVEDSGIGLPEGAQERLFKPFSQVDGSQSRRFGGTGLGLAISKKLVEAMRGRIGVESRPGPGATFWYEVPLQPAPPHAAAPEACASTPRVVYIAHASPRLAESIRAALSGPGVEFHTLGRRQLRAHLSTLRHPHEVLLVDAAWVRPAMLSAHRDSPAPQHLILIGRTSADCALPAVALPLRRAALRRAVWQLSAPACTPETTPQRRRLGLRVLVAEDNRVNARLACLLLESFGCTYTVAANGREAVAAFRRQPYDAILMDCQMPIMDGHAATRKIRQMEQLDGTRCKIIAMTASALPEERERCLASGMDDYLTKPFDTETLEALLADLVRPAHDAAAPAAAVPPPAPENATAAALQRLSTQLGAQEARHIAALWLEEAPGRLSRLQKALDKSDWTAAGREAHALRGASALFGMTAVAENCTALETAVRSHRPIPADCAQKLQAATQQAITDLRQVL, from the coding sequence ATGAGTGCGCGCGTAAAGCCAATGCCAGGCATGCCCTGGGCGGGGGTGGAGGAGGTCTTCCCCTTTCTTTTTGCATGGGATCAGTCCGGGAGCATCATCCGCATCGGGCCCTCTCTGCGGCGCGTGGCTCCGGGGCTCACCACGGGCATGCAGGTGGAGGCGTCCTTCAGCCTGGAGCGGCCCCAGGGCGCCCTGCGCTCCGCCGGGCTGCGCGGCACCCTGCTGCTGCTGCTGCACACCGGCTCCGGCCTTCAGCTGCGCGGGCAGGTCATGCATCTGGTAGAAGCTGGTATCGAGGTCTTTCTGGGCACCCCGTGGCTGCAGACGCCGGACGAGCTGGACCGCCTGGGCATCACGCTGGCGGACTTTGCGCCGCACGACTCCGCGCAGGATCTGCTGCACGTGGCGCAGGTGCACCGCATCGCCAATGAGGAGCTGCGCGTGCTCAATGACCGCCTGCGGCACAAGCAGCACCGGCTGATCGAAAAAGAAGCCGAGTCCCGCAAGCTGGCCATGGTGGCGCAGCGCACGGACAATGCCGTCATCCTGGCGGACAAAGACGGCCTCATCGAGTGGGTGAATGAGGCCTTTGAGCGCATGACCGGCTGGCGGCTGGAGGAGGTGCGCGGGAAAAAGCCCGGCTCCTTCCTGCAGGGCCCGCGCACCGATCCACACACCGCCGAAGAGATGGGCCGCAAGGTGCGCGAGGGGGAGAGCTTCCGCTGCGAGATCCTCAATTACCGCAAAGACGCCACCGCCTACTGGGTGGACATCGAGGTGCAGCCCATCTGCGACAATGATGGGCACGTGACCCACTTCATGGCCGTGGAGGCCGATGTCTCCGGCAAAAAACGCAACGAGATGCGCCGCCAGCTGGAGGCCGCCGCCGCCGAGGTCATCACCAGCGGGGTGCGGCTGCCGGATCTCATCCCCGCCATGCTGCGTGCGCTGGGCCGCCAGCTCCAGGCCACCGTGGGCATGTGGTGGGTGCCGGACCTGCGCGGAGAGGTGCTGCACCTGGCAGAGGCCTGGCAGCTCCCAGGCACCGAGGCGGAGGTCTTCATGCAGGCCTCCCGCGAGATGAGCTTCCCCCCCGGCAAGGGCCTGCCAGGCCGTGTGTGGGCAGGGCACGCCAGCCACTGGATCACCGATGTGCGGCAGGATCAAAACTTCCCCCGCCGCCACGCGGCAGCCGAGTGCGGCATCACCGGCGCGGTGGCCTTTCCCGTGATGGTGGACGGCCACATCCGCGGCGTCATGGAGCTCTTCAGCGTGCACCTCGATGCGCCAGACCCGGATCTCCTGGAGGCGCTGCGCCGCATCGGCAGCCAGCTGGGCCTCCTGCTCAAGCGCCTGGAGGCCGAGGCCGCCCTGCGCCGCAGCGAGCGCGCCATGAATGAGGGCCAGCGTCTGGCCCACCTGGGCACCTGGGAGTGGGATCTGCATACCAATGCGCTCTCCTGGTCCGATGAAAAATTCCGCATCTACGGCTTTGAGCCCCGCAGCTTCATGCCCACGCTGGACCACGTGCGCCAGTGCGTGCTGCCGGAGGATCTGGAGCGCTTTTTGAGCGTGCTGGACTCCGTGGCCAAGACGGGCCAGAGCCAGGAGGTGTCCTACCGCGTCACCCGTCCGAACGGGGAGATCCGCCACGTCACCACCATGGCCGCCGCCGAGCTGGATGAAAAAGGCGCCCCCTGCCGCCTCGTGGGCACCATGCAGGACATGACGGACCTCATCCGCACGGAGGATGCCTACCGCCAGGCCCAGCGCATCGCCCATCTGGGAAACTGGACCATGGACCTCGCCAGCGGCCAGATCCGCTGGTCGGATGAAAAATACCGCATCTACGGCTACGAGCCCGGCGGCGTGGAGGTGAACATGGAGCTCTGCCAGCGCGCCATCCATCCGGATGACTTTGATGCTGTGATGCAGTTTGTGGACACCGTGGTGCGCACCGGCCAGCCCATGACCACCATCTACCGCATCCTCCGCCCGGACGGCGAGGAGCGCCACCTGCGCAGCAGCGCCGAGGTGGGCCGCGGGGCCGATGGAGAGCCGCGCGAGGTCATCGGCACCGTGCTCGACATCACCGAGCTCGTGCAGGCGCAGCGCACCCTCCAGCAGACGGAGGAGCGCTGGCAGTTTGCCCTGCAAAACAACGGCCTCGGCGTGTGGGACTGGAACATCATCACCGGCTACGTCCTCTACACCGACCTCATCCAGCTCATGCTCGGCTACGAGCCCGGAGAGTGGCCCCAGCACGTGGACAGCTGGGCCTCCCGCGTGCATCCAGACGACCTCCCCTCCGTGATGGAGGCCATGAACCAATGCCTCAGCGGCGCGACTCCGGACTACATCTGCGAGCACCGCCTGCGCTGCAAAGACGGCTCCTGGAAGTGGGTGCAGGACGTGGGCCGCATCGTGGCCCGCACCAAGGACGGCAAGCCCGAGCGCATGATCGGCACGCAGATGGACATCCACATGCGCAAGCAGTCCGAGGAGGCCGCGCGCCGCCGTGCAGACCTGCTCAATGGCATCCGCGCCGCGCAGGAGCACTTCATCGGTGCCGTGGATGTCGGCCCCGTCTTTGCCGAGATGCTGGATGTCGTCGTCTCCCACACGCGCAGCGGCTTCGGCTTTGTGGGCGAGGTGCTGCGGGACGAGGCCGGCGCGCCCTACCTGCGCTCCTACGGCCTCACCGACATCGCGTGGAATGAAGAGACGCGCAGCCTCATGCGCCAGATGGGGCCCATGGGCATGGAGTTTCGCAATCTCAAGACGCTCTTTGGCATCCCCATGGTCACGGGGGAGGTGCTGATCGCCAATGACGCCGCCAATGACCCGCGCCGTGGCGGCCTGCCGCCCGGCCACCCGCCCATCCGCACCTTCCTCGGCCTGCCGGTTTACAATGGCCTGGAAATGGTGGGCCTCATCGGCCTGGCCAACCGCCCCGACGGCTACGACAAGGAGGGCGTGAAGGAGCTGGACCCCTACCTGGCCGCCGTCAGCAGCATGATCGTGGCCCGCCGCGAGGAGCAGCGCCGCTGCAAGATCGAGGAGGAGCTGCGCGCCGCCCGTGACAAGGCGGAGGCCGCCAGCCGTGCCAAGAGCGAATTCCTGGCCATGATCTCCCACGAGATCCGCACGCCTATGAACGGCATCCTCGGCATGGCCGGACTGCTGCGCGCCGGGCACCTGGACGCCCAGCAGTCGGAGATGGTGGAGGCCGTGCAGCACAGCGGCGGCGCGCTGATGAAGATCATCGACGACATCCTCAACTTTGCCAAAATCGAAGCCGGGCAGATCGAGCTGCAGGTGCAGCCCGTGGCGCTGGATGATCTGGTGGAAGGCGTGGCCGACCTGCTCCACCACGAGGCCGCCTCCAAGGGGCTGGAGCTCACCACCGTCATCTCCCCCGAGCTGCCGGACGTCATCCTGGGAGACGCCGGGCGTCTGCGCCAGGTGCTGCTCAATCTCGCCGGAAACGCCGTCAAATTCACCGACAAAGGCCACGTCACCATCCGCGTGGAGCCCGCCGGAGCAGGGCAGGTGGCCTTCCGGGTGGAGGACAGCGGCATCGGCCTCCCCGAAGGCGCGCAGGAGCGGCTCTTCAAGCCCTTCAGCCAGGTGGACGGCTCCCAGTCCCGCCGCTTTGGCGGCACCGGCCTGGGCCTGGCCATCAGCAAAAAGCTGGTGGAGGCCATGCGCGGCCGCATCGGCGTGGAGAGCCGCCCCGGCCCGGGTGCCACCTTCTGGTATGAAGTGCCACTGCAGCCCGCGCCGCCGCACGCCGCCGCACCGGAGGCCTGCGCCTCCACGCCGCGGGTGGTGTACATCGCGCATGCCTCACCGCGCCTGGCTGAGAGCATCCGCGCCGCGCTCAGCGGCCCCGGGGTGGAGTTTCACACCCTCGGCCGCCGGCAGTTGCGCGCCCACCTTTCCACCCTGCGCCATCCGCACGAGGTGCTGCTGGTGGACGCCGCGTGGGTCAGGCCCGCCATGCTCAGCGCCCACCGGGACTCGCCCGCGCCGCAGCACCTCATCCTCATCGGCCGCACCAGTGCCGACTGCGCCCTGCCTGCCGTGGCGCTGCCGCTGCGGCGTGCCGCCCTGCGCCGCGCCGTGTGGCAGCTCTCCGCCCCCGCCTGCACGCCGGAGACCACCCCGCAGCGCCGCCGCCTGGGCCTGCGCGTGCTCGTGGCCGAGGACAACCGCGTCAACGCCCGCCTGGCCTGCCTGCTTCTGGAATCCTTTGGCTGCACCTACACCGTGGCCGCCAACGGCCGCGAAGCCGTGGCCGCCTTCCGCAGGCAGCCCTATGACGCCATCCTCATGGACTGCCAGATGCCCATCATGGACGGCCACGCCGCCACGCGCAAAATCCGCCAGATGGAGCAGCTGGACGGCACCCGCTGCAAGATCATCGCCATGACCGCCAGCGCCCTGCCGGAGGAGCGGGAGCGCTGCCTTGCCTCCGGCATGGACGACTACCTGACCAAGCCCTTTGACACCGAAACGCTGGAGGCCCTGCTGGCAGACCTCGTGCGCCCGGCACATGATGCCGCAGCGCCCGCCGCAGCCGTGCCGCCGCCTGCGCCGGAAAACGCCACCGCCGCCGCGCTGCAGCGCCTGTCCACGCAGCTCGGTGCCCAGGAGGCGCGGCACATCGCCGCGCTCTGGCTGGAGGAGGCCCCCGGCAGGCTCTCGCGCCTGCAGAAAGCACTCGATAAGTCCGACTGGACCGCCGCAGGCCGCGAGGCCCATGCCCTGCGCGGAGCCAGCGCCCTCTTTGGCATGACCGCCGTGGCGGAGAACTGCACCGCCCTGGAGACCGCCGTCCGCAGCCACCGCCCCATCCCAGCCGACTGCGCGCAGAAACTCCAGGCCGCCACCCAGCAAGCCATCACCGACCTCCGCCAGGTCTTGTGA